The genomic window ACAGAGTTGGTCGTGTCTACATCACTACTATGACGAGCATAAACCAAGATCTTTGTAGCCTCTACCTCCAAATCATAATACCCTTCTAAAACTTGAAACAATATGTTTGCTGAAGAGACCACTTTCCCTTTATACTTTTGGAAATCCTCAACTTTTTCACGCAACTTCATACAAGCGTGTTCCCATTCTTCAGGTGTACTATAAATGGACTCCAAATCCCAAGTTGACTCTTTCGGAATTTCTTCTCGTCTTAACACTGTTTCTTCTGCCATTCCGCCTACCTCCTTCTATATGTTTTTTCATTATAACAAGTATTTTGAACAATAGCACGACTGTTCCATAATAGATCGTACCATCACGACAAATACGCCTCTTGCTTTTTATTTACTTCTGACCATTTTTGCACAAGAACCGTTTCACTTTCAATCGTTTCTTTTGCCGAATAGACTCGTTTATATACGAGGGACGAAACAGCTGATTTTTCCAAATAACGGAAGGAAATGAGAAGATCCATGTATTGTGTGACTAATTTGGGAACAACACTACTGTAGGTACATTGGGCTCGCAGCCCCCATTGAAATCGTTGAACTAGGGCAGTCAATCGTTGGTTTATAGTTGTATAGGAGAACGGTTTATGAAGGGGAAACTGTTCTAAAATATCAAAAACGAAAAAGGTTTGCCATACATGAGGGGGAGCTGTCACATATAATTGCACGGGTAATGACCATCCAATCAACGGAGGTATTCGATCTAAACGCATTTGTTGGTAATAAGGAAGGAGGAAGGGATATTGAAGCATCATTTGTGTAGCTGCTTTTTTACGGTATCGTACATATTCATCGTTTAAAGAGATCGCGGATCGCCAAGGAGGTGAGAATAAGCGCTGCGGCGTTAATTGATTCAATTTGATATAATCACAACTAGCAAGCACGACGTTGCCATGAAGACTAAACAAATTTGATAAAAAGCAAAACAAGTTACATAGGGGGTCAAAATAATAGAGGTATCGACGGTGGTTGTATAGATAGATGGCGTAAAATTCAAATTCATGAAGAAGAAATTGAGCAGCTCGTTTTCGCTTTAATCGCTGTGCACCGAGTACCCATACAGGCACAATATTTAATGAACGGTAGGCATCGTTACGCGAAATCATATCTTCAGCACTTATAGCAGAACACTGATATTCAATCGCAATACTTGTATTGCCAGCTTGGATGTGAATATCTGGTCGTTGTTTTGTTTGGGGTAAGTAATGTTCCAGTGACGTTTTTGGGAAGGTGTGTAAGAAGAAAGCGTGGAGTAGTTCCTTTCCTTGTTGGTGAAGTAGCGATTCGTTCGTTGAGCTCCCTTTGCACGCAGTTAATTTGCGATGAGCAAAGTGCCAACGACGTTTCTTTCCTAGTCGTACGACAACTTCTTGCTTACAACTTTGACAAAAGAACGTCTCTTCTCGTCTTTTTTTTAACCAGTATTGTTTTGATTGCGAATTGTGAATGTGGACTTGCGCGTCGTTTTGATTTTTCGCAGTGTACAAACCATCTCTCCTTTCTTTCTTAATAAGACACATTCTCGCTATCGTCTCATTAATCCTTCTTCCATCACGAAAAAAAGGAACGTCAACGGACGCTCCTTATTAAAACGCTTGCTTAATAACACTTAATGCATTTGTAACAGCAATTTCTTTTCCATACTCTTTTAGCCTATGGATCGTCAATTCTGATTCATATCCAAACTCTAACATACGACTTAATAAGTTATCTTGTTCATCTTCTGTATAATGATCGTTATTAAAGTGGATATGCAAATAGTAACGACCTTCGTAATGATACAAGCTATTTGTCAAAAACTCAGGCTGAACGGATTGACTCAGAGAAATAACATCTTCGAATTCTCTGAAACCAATAATAATCTCAAGTTGGTCGTACTGTGAGTCCACTTGCTTATTTAATTCGTCTAGCTCCGTGTTTTCTTCCTCAACATCTTCTTCTTTAACAGGAATCTCAAGCTTCATATTTCCATCAGAGATTTGGCCACGTGTCACGAGAATTTCTAAGCCTTTATCGTGTGCATGGACTTGAATCCATAGAGGCCCATCAAGCTCAAAATCATCACGATCACTTGCTTCATTCATCATGTCATAAAAGAGTTCTTCTCCTCGTTCACGATTATACCAGATCTCTTCACGCTCGAAACCACGTTCCTCAATATCTTTATAGGTAATAAAAAATCGAATTGTTGTATCGTTTACGCGTTCAATCTCCATTCTCGCTCCCCCTCCTAACGGATTATGGTTGTCACACTCAAGAAGTGAGCAGATCCTCTATTTCTATTGTATGATAGATCAGAAAAAAATGAAATGAATCTGCATGCTTTCGGCGAGATTATTGATTAATAATTTTCTCTTATTGAAAGAAAAAAGTCAAGAAAAAACCTTCTGTATCCAACAGAAGGTCATTAATTCACAAGACGTTGTGCTTCTTGAAGTTGGAACGTACGAACTTTTCGTGGCAAGAAGCGACGAATTTCCGCATCATTGTAACCTACTTGAAGGCGCTTTTCGTCAAATATAATCGGTCTACGTAATAATCCTGGATTATCACTAATAATGGTAAATAATTTTTGTAGCGGCAAAGATTCCAATTCAACATCAAGCTCTTGGAATACTTTAGAGCGAGTTGAAATGATCTCATCTGTACCATCTTCCGTCATACGAACGACATGTTTTACTTCTTCTACAGAGAGTGGTGCTGCAAAAATATTCCGCTCTTCAAATGGAATATCATGCTCTTCTAACCATGCTTTTGCTTTTCTACAAGATGTACAACTAGGGGATGTTAGTAGTGTGACCATCTTATTGAATCTCTCCTTTACATCATTATCAAATGGACTTCTATTTGCATTCGTTCACTTAATCACATTCTTATTATACAATTTTGTCTAATAGTTGTATAGTGTTGAACCGTAAAACTTATACAAAGATTAAACAAAAAGTATGTGAAAGACTACAACTATTTGTATAGTTACCCCGAATTGTTTTTATTTAAACCTGTTTTCTTTTCCTCATTTGTTGCATTTAATGATTACAAAGGGATTTTTCACATACATTACGTTCTAACCTAAAAAAGACAGATACAGAACAACGCTCTCCAATTATGACAGATGTCATTCTAGAGAGCGTTGCTTGCCTATCTATCGTTAAGCACTACATTTTTTTGATTGAGGATACGGATGGTCATGTAGACGACGTTTCCGAAACTTGCCAAAACGCTTCCGCAATAAATCTTCCCAAATCCGACGTTTCTTATTATTTTTTTGCTTCTTTTTCTTTTGCACACAAACACCACCTTTTCAAGAAGGTTTCACAGGTTTGCTTTCTTCCTCATACGTTAATACTTTATTTACTGGCTCATAGGATTCTCCATATAAATGTTTATCTTTATACGTATGAATCGTTTCGTACGTGTGCTTCATTTGTTCATAAATTGTATTCTCATCATCGTTCTCTGGTGACCAAAAAAGAATCTCTAATTCATTGACTTCATTCGTCGCTAGAGAACGCCGACGATAGCCGATTGATTTAGCATGAGTAAAGCCTTCTCGCTTATAGAACCGCTGTCTTTTTTTTGTATCTGTGTCTTCGTAATCAACGGGCTCTACTTCTAGTATAATCGGCTTCTTCTTATTTTTCAATTGGTCCAACAATTTTTTCCCTAAACCTTCCCCTCTCGCATTGCTTGATACAAACAGATAATCAACAAATACAAACTCGTCTGTTTCCACATACATTAGTACATGTTGATCACTCTCGTCTTTGTGATAAATATCGCTTTTTTCCTTTAACAAAAGCTTCATATGCTCTTCCGATTTCATTTCCTCAATAGGGAAATACTCTGCAAGTTTATCATACCAAGTTTTCATTACACATTTCCTCCTTTTTATTTACTATACCGTCATTTCATCATTTACAAACCTACTCTCTAGTAGTATTTCCTGACGAGCCCATCTTATGAATAAGCGGTTCCTAAAAAAAAGTTGCTCAACTAGGTTTACACCCAGTTAAACAACCTCTTTGTTTAGTTTAAGGATTCACGTAATTAACGCCTTCTGTATACGTGTTACTTGCATTCCAAAGTAAAAATTCATGAATATCATTGTCATGAAGTGCTTTAATTTGTGCTTCAACTTCATTTACACCATAGTTTATATAGTTCCCAGACCCTAAATAACTGGCTGTAAAATCTTGCAACCAAGGTCTTTGAACAGGTTTTTCATCACCTAATTCAGCTAACACATCGTTTTCTAACTGAGAATACTCGTCCATAACTTCATATGGATACAAATCAGGCTTATCAATATCTCCAATGGAAAATGGTCCCCAGTGACTCGGGTACGGCATTGACGAAATAACGTCAACATTTCTAGAGATTTTCACGAAATCTTGTCCAACATTTTCTTCAAAGCCACGAGCTGCAGCACCGAAGATATCAACAGATACATCTACACCAAATGGCTGTAATTCTTCTCGTGCATAGCCAACAAAATCTGCAACTGCATCAATTCGGCTTTCAACGGTAGCCCCATTACCGTCATCATAGTTTCCTAAACCATACTCTAAGCTGTCTGAACGACTTAAGAAACCTTCTGGGAAGCGAACATAATCAAACTGAATGTCTTTAAAGCCCATTTTCGCAGCTTCTTTTGCGACTTCTACATTGTAATCCCACACTTCTTCTAAGAATGGATTTACAAACGCATCATTATTTCGGTTTTTCCATAATTGACCATTGCTTTCTCTAAAAGAAAGCTCAGGCCTTAAGTCAGCAAGTACCGAGTCTTTAAACACAACAATACGCGCAATAGGATAAATATCATTCTCTTCTAATACTGACATCATTGCCGCTGGATCATCAATATAGTTTTTGGCAATATCATAAAATGGTGAATCCTCTTCAGGCATGTACGTAATGTTTCCAGTATCATCCTTAATATCGATGACCATTGAATTAATGTCTGTCTCATTTACAAAGTCAACAAGTGTATTTAACCTGGAGCCGCCTGCAGAGTGAGCTGTTAAAAAGATCCCTCTTACACCGTCCTCAGGATAGTCAAATTGATAGCCAGATTGATAGACAAATCGAGCAGATGACGAAGGGATTTCAAATGCTTTGCTGTCGCTTGTTACTTTTTGTGAATGCATCAATGCCATACCAGAATCTGCCTTTGCTTCTGATGTTGCCATTAATAACAACGCAGATCCTAGTGCCCCTGCACCGATGGTATAACATGTTCGTTTTAAAAAGTTATTCATACCTACAC from Shouchella hunanensis includes these protein-coding regions:
- a CDS encoding competence protein CoiA translates to MYTAKNQNDAQVHIHNSQSKQYWLKKRREETFFCQSCKQEVVVRLGKKRRWHFAHRKLTACKGSSTNESLLHQQGKELLHAFFLHTFPKTSLEHYLPQTKQRPDIHIQAGNTSIAIEYQCSAISAEDMISRNDAYRSLNIVPVWVLGAQRLKRKRAAQFLLHEFEFYAIYLYNHRRYLYYFDPLCNLFCFLSNLFSLHGNVVLASCDYIKLNQLTPQRLFSPPWRSAISLNDEYVRYRKKAATQMMLQYPFLLPYYQQMRLDRIPPLIGWSLPVQLYVTAPPHVWQTFFVFDILEQFPLHKPFSYTTINQRLTALVQRFQWGLRAQCTYSSVVPKLVTQYMDLLISFRYLEKSAVSSLVYKRVYSAKETIESETVLVQKWSEVNKKQEAYLS
- the mecA gene encoding adaptor protein MecA, encoding MEIERVNDTTIRFFITYKDIEERGFEREEIWYNRERGEELFYDMMNEASDRDDFELDGPLWIQVHAHDKGLEILVTRGQISDGNMKLEIPVKEEDVEEENTELDELNKQVDSQYDQLEIIIGFREFEDVISLSQSVQPEFLTNSLYHYEGRYYLHIHFNNDHYTEDEQDNLLSRMLEFGYESELTIHRLKEYGKEIAVTNALSVIKQAF
- the spxA gene encoding transcriptional regulator SpxA; protein product: MVTLLTSPSCTSCRKAKAWLEEHDIPFEERNIFAAPLSVEEVKHVVRMTEDGTDEIISTRSKVFQELDVELESLPLQKLFTIISDNPGLLRRPIIFDEKRLQVGYNDAEIRRFLPRKVRTFQLQEAQRLVN
- a CDS encoding GNAT family N-acetyltransferase; amino-acid sequence: MKTWYDKLAEYFPIEEMKSEEHMKLLLKEKSDIYHKDESDQHVLMYVETDEFVFVDYLFVSSNARGEGLGKKLLDQLKNKKKPIILEVEPVDYEDTDTKKRQRFYKREGFTHAKSIGYRRRSLATNEVNELEILFWSPENDDENTIYEQMKHTYETIHTYKDKHLYGESYEPVNKVLTYEEESKPVKPS
- a CDS encoding putative glycoside hydrolase gives rise to the protein MNNFLKRTCYTIGAGALGSALLLMATSEAKADSGMALMHSQKVTSDSKAFEIPSSSARFVYQSGYQFDYPEDGVRGIFLTAHSAGGSRLNTLVDFVNETDINSMVIDIKDDTGNITYMPEEDSPFYDIAKNYIDDPAAMMSVLEENDIYPIARIVVFKDSVLADLRPELSFRESNGQLWKNRNNDAFVNPFLEEVWDYNVEVAKEAAKMGFKDIQFDYVRFPEGFLSRSDSLEYGLGNYDDGNGATVESRIDAVADFVGYAREELQPFGVDVSVDIFGAAARGFEENVGQDFVKISRNVDVISSMPYPSHWGPFSIGDIDKPDLYPYEVMDEYSQLENDVLAELGDEKPVQRPWLQDFTASYLGSGNYINYGVNEVEAQIKALHDNDIHEFLLWNASNTYTEGVNYVNP